From Oceanicaulis alexandrii DSM 11625, one genomic window encodes:
- a CDS encoding bifunctional transcriptional activator/DNA repair enzyme AdaA, whose protein sequence is MLFSRPSDTALYSALLNRDSAWDGRMFVGVTSTGIFCRLSCPARKPKADNCRFHETAAECLDAGFRPCKRCKPLEHGMEPLVADLSAKLNADPGRRWREDDLTALGLDPSTVRRAFKRQLGVTFLELARLRRLQEGFAALGGGERVIEAQLTANYDSASGFRSAVSKLLGLAPGAFRDDALLRCAPVSTPLGPMIAVADDHALHLLEFMDRKALPTELKRLSERTPGGLGFGRTKTHAMVANDLEDYFNGRLREFQVPVKFHGSPFTQAVWRELQAIPMGQTRSYSQLAAQMGRPSAVRAVARANGDNQLALIIPCHRVIGADGSLTGYGGGLHRKRALLDLERQAAPLP, encoded by the coding sequence ATGTTGTTTTCACGCCCTTCCGACACCGCGCTCTATAGCGCCCTTCTGAACCGGGACTCCGCTTGGGACGGCCGAATGTTTGTGGGCGTCACCTCCACCGGCATTTTCTGTCGCCTCAGCTGCCCTGCGAGAAAGCCCAAAGCAGACAATTGCCGCTTTCACGAGACGGCGGCGGAGTGCCTTGATGCGGGCTTCCGCCCCTGCAAACGCTGCAAACCGCTGGAACACGGCATGGAGCCGCTGGTCGCGGACCTGTCTGCGAAGCTTAACGCCGATCCGGGGCGGCGCTGGCGCGAAGACGATCTGACGGCGCTCGGCCTGGACCCCTCCACCGTGCGGCGCGCGTTCAAGCGCCAGCTGGGCGTGACCTTTCTGGAACTGGCGCGCTTGCGGCGCCTGCAGGAAGGCTTTGCGGCCCTGGGCGGCGGCGAGCGCGTGATCGAGGCCCAGCTGACCGCCAATTACGACTCCGCCAGCGGCTTCCGGTCCGCCGTCAGCAAATTGTTGGGCCTCGCGCCCGGCGCCTTTCGCGATGACGCCCTGCTGCGCTGCGCGCCGGTCTCCACACCCTTGGGGCCGATGATCGCCGTCGCGGATGACCACGCCCTGCATCTCTTGGAGTTCATGGATCGCAAAGCCTTGCCCACAGAGCTTAAACGCTTGTCAGAGCGGACGCCGGGCGGGCTCGGCTTCGGACGCACAAAGACACACGCCATGGTTGCAAATGATCTGGAGGACTATTTTAACGGCAGGCTGCGAGAATTTCAGGTTCCCGTGAAATTTCACGGCAGCCCGTTCACGCAAGCTGTCTGGCGTGAACTGCAGGCGATCCCCATGGGGCAGACCCGCAGTTACAGCCAACTCGCCGCACAAATGGGCCGACCTTCCGCCGTTCGCGCGGTCGCCCGCGCCAATGGCGATAATCAGCTCGCTTTGATCATCCCGTGTCATCGGGTGATCGGCGCCGACGGATCATTGACCGGGTATGGCGGCGGGCTTCATCGCAAGCGCGCCTTGCTTGATCTTGAACGGCAAGCCGCGCCTCTACCCTAG
- a CDS encoding homogentisate 1,2-dioxygenase, translating into MARKWIYASRVEGNASRQAHADMPEGTYEREMSKEGFFGPAAFLHHKRPPTGWVDFEGPLQPRAFDLNKLGKPQNTPWDSASVLYNNATDIRFWSLSEPMTTLARNADGDQLLFIHRGAGSLFCDFGHLEYEAGDYIVLPRGTLWRLSPSEPTLVLMVEATNTHYTLPDKGLVGPHAVFDPAMFDVPAMDDAFKAQQADEDHEWKVLIKKRGQVSTITYPYNPLDAVGWHGELHPVRLNVRHIRPLMSHRYHLPPSAHTTFLSDRFVICTFAPRPFETDPGALKVPFFHNNDDYDEVLFYHAGDFFSRDNIDAGMMTFHPAGFTHGPHPKALANMLEQKKPATDEYAVMIDTRDPLDVGEGASRVENLDYVNSWKPKAK; encoded by the coding sequence ATGGCTCGCAAGTGGATTTACGCATCGCGCGTTGAGGGCAACGCCTCGCGCCAGGCCCATGCCGACATGCCCGAGGGCACCTATGAGCGGGAGATGAGCAAGGAGGGGTTTTTCGGCCCCGCCGCCTTCCTGCATCACAAGCGTCCGCCCACGGGCTGGGTGGATTTTGAAGGTCCGCTGCAGCCGCGCGCCTTTGATCTGAACAAGCTGGGCAAGCCGCAGAATACGCCGTGGGACTCAGCTTCTGTCCTCTATAACAACGCCACGGACATCCGCTTCTGGTCGCTGTCCGAGCCGATGACCACGCTGGCGCGCAACGCCGATGGCGACCAGCTCTTGTTCATCCACCGTGGCGCGGGCTCGCTGTTCTGCGACTTTGGCCATCTGGAATACGAGGCGGGCGATTACATCGTCCTGCCGCGCGGCACGCTGTGGCGCCTGTCCCCGTCAGAGCCGACCCTGGTGCTGATGGTTGAGGCCACCAACACCCACTACACCTTGCCGGACAAGGGGCTTGTGGGCCCGCACGCCGTGTTCGATCCGGCCATGTTCGACGTGCCCGCCATGGATGACGCCTTCAAGGCGCAGCAGGCGGACGAGGATCATGAGTGGAAGGTGCTGATCAAGAAGCGCGGCCAGGTCTCCACCATCACCTATCCCTATAATCCGCTCGACGCGGTGGGCTGGCATGGCGAGTTGCACCCGGTGCGCCTGAATGTGCGCCATATCCGGCCGCTGATGAGCCATCGCTACCATCTGCCGCCGAGCGCCCACACCACCTTCCTGTCGGATCGTTTCGTGATCTGCACCTTCGCCCCGCGTCCGTTCGAGACCGATCCGGGCGCGCTGAAAGTGCCGTTCTTCCATAATAATGACGATTATGATGAAGTGCTGTTCTACCATGCCGGTGACTTCTTCAGCCGCGACAATATCGATGCGGGCATGATGACCTTCCACCCGGCGGGCTTCACCCATGGCCCGCACCCCAAGGCGCTGGCCAACATGCTGGAACAAAAAAAGCCCGCGACTGACGAATACGCCGTGATGATCGACACCCGCGACCCGCTCGATGTGGGCGAGGGCGCATCACGCGTCGAGAACCTCGATTATGTGAACAGCTGGAAGCCGAAAGCGAAATAG
- a CDS encoding Coq4 family protein, producing MTEQHAACPPYPWEPFNPIRAWNAFWGLVGDRDDTRYVFEFFRAVNGQSMGGILGRFVNSEFGRNQIEDRTRFANKLLDRETLKSYGRGTFAAAYLHYLDTENLDPLGVHVAAVENAPELYAQLEREYPEFAAMTYTFHLAHDLHHVLTGYGRDPLGEALLLTYNGNQSGTRGSRLLGMFAGLRIRSEIWQWPVGRMMANARKMARESTDMVVTDLTELLPLPLEEARQRLNIQPDPLYREVRDSWTGPEPVSAKA from the coding sequence ATGACCGAGCAGCACGCAGCCTGCCCACCCTATCCGTGGGAACCGTTCAACCCGATTCGCGCCTGGAATGCGTTCTGGGGGCTGGTCGGCGATCGCGACGACACGCGCTATGTGTTCGAGTTCTTCCGCGCTGTGAACGGGCAGAGCATGGGCGGCATTCTAGGCCGGTTCGTCAATTCCGAGTTCGGGCGCAACCAGATCGAGGACCGCACGCGCTTTGCGAACAAGCTGCTCGATCGCGAGACCTTGAAATCTTACGGTCGCGGCACCTTCGCTGCGGCGTATCTGCACTATCTGGATACCGAAAATCTCGACCCTCTGGGCGTGCATGTGGCCGCTGTGGAGAACGCGCCCGAGCTGTATGCGCAGCTCGAACGCGAGTATCCCGAGTTTGCGGCCATGACCTATACCTTCCATCTGGCCCATGACCTGCACCACGTGCTCACCGGGTATGGTCGCGATCCGCTGGGAGAGGCCTTGCTGCTGACGTATAATGGTAATCAGAGCGGTACGCGGGGTTCGCGCTTGCTGGGCATGTTCGCGGGCCTGCGCATCCGCTCGGAGATCTGGCAATGGCCTGTGGGCCGCATGATGGCGAATGCGCGCAAGATGGCGCGCGAGAGCACGGACATGGTTGTCACGGATCTGACCGAACTGCTGCCCCTGCCGCTGGAAGAGGCGCGTCAGCGTCTGAATATCCAGCCGGATCCGCTCTATCGTGAAGTCCGCGATAGCTGGACCGGGCCAGAGCCGGTCAGCGCCAAAGCCTAA
- a CDS encoding isoaspartyl peptidase/L-asparaginase family protein: MRRLVFSVCAMVLANGAAIAQSQEQDWSIVLHGGAGVIERGDMDAETEAAYRDALDAAIRLGGEMLADGASAMDVVEAVIHTLEDDPKFNSGVGAVFTSDGRNELDASIMRGSDMQAGAVSGVTTVRHPISLARAVLENSPHVMLQSPGAEAFAADQGLELVDNSYFFTERRWASMVRAVRRMGLPVPPRPEGAPEAEPIREGALDLMEREHAFGTVGVVARDVSGEVVAGTSTGGTTAKRWGRVGDSPIIGAGTYATPDCGISATGTGEYFIRLNVAARICTQLEMLGEEGGQQAADAVIQDALTNMGGDGGIVMLSHGEPIWSFNTAGMYRASWTPGDEPVVSIYGDEE; this comes from the coding sequence ATGCGGCGTTTGGTGTTCAGCGTGTGTGCGATGGTTCTGGCGAATGGAGCGGCGATCGCTCAATCGCAAGAGCAAGACTGGTCGATCGTCCTGCATGGCGGCGCGGGGGTGATTGAGCGCGGCGACATGGACGCGGAAACAGAAGCCGCCTACCGCGACGCCCTGGACGCTGCGATCCGGCTCGGCGGCGAGATGCTGGCGGACGGCGCCTCGGCGATGGATGTGGTCGAGGCCGTCATTCATACGCTCGAGGATGATCCCAAATTCAATTCCGGCGTCGGCGCGGTGTTCACATCCGACGGACGCAACGAGCTTGACGCGTCGATCATGCGCGGATCGGACATGCAGGCGGGTGCTGTGTCGGGCGTGACCACTGTGCGCCACCCGATCAGCCTGGCCCGGGCCGTGCTGGAAAACAGCCCCCATGTGATGCTTCAGAGCCCGGGCGCGGAAGCGTTCGCCGCCGATCAGGGCCTTGAGTTGGTTGATAATTCCTATTTCTTCACCGAGCGGCGCTGGGCCTCGATGGTCCGTGCGGTGCGCCGTATGGGCCTGCCCGTGCCGCCGCGCCCTGAAGGCGCGCCAGAGGCTGAGCCCATCCGCGAGGGCGCTTTGGACCTGATGGAGCGCGAACATGCCTTCGGCACTGTGGGCGTGGTCGCTCGTGATGTGTCTGGTGAGGTCGTGGCCGGAACGTCAACGGGCGGCACCACCGCCAAGCGCTGGGGACGGGTGGGCGACAGCCCGATCATCGGCGCCGGCACCTACGCCACGCCCGATTGCGGGATTTCAGCAACCGGAACCGGCGAATATTTCATCCGGCTCAATGTCGCCGCGCGCATCTGCACGCAGCTGGAGATGCTCGGCGAGGAGGGCGGCCAGCAGGCCGCTGACGCCGTGATCCAGGATGCGCTCACCAATATGGGCGGCGATGGCGGCATCGTCATGCTGAGCCATGGCGAGCCGATCTGGAGTTTCAATACGGCGGGGATGTATCGCGCCAGCTGGACGCCGGGCGATGAACCTGTGGTGTCGATTTATGGGGATGAGGAGTAA
- the guaB gene encoding IMP dehydrogenase yields MQIREGLTFDDVLLQPGSSEVLPADALVRTRLTPSITLNIPILSAAMDTVTEAGLAIAMAQDGGLGVIHRNLTIEEQAEEVRRVKRYESGMVVNPITISPNSTLAELLALMNHHKISGIPVVEGGEGVNGKLVGIITNRDVRFADDLNQSVASLMTRENLVTVKPGVDQAEARRLLHKHRIERLLVVDDEGHCVGLMTVKDMVKAEAYPNAAKDEHGRLRVAAASTVGDAGFERAQALIDAGVDTVVIDTAHGMSASVLEQVKRIKAASNSTQVIAGNVATYDGARALFDVGADTVKVGIGPGSICTTRIVAGVGVPQLTAIMDCRRAADGFNGSIIADGGIKYSGDLAKAIAAGADCVMMGSMLSGTEEAPGETFLYKGRAYKSYRGMGSVGAMARGSADRYFQKEVTDRMKLVPEGIEGQVPYKGPVAPILHQMVGGLRAAMGYTGAKTIKEFQEKAEFVRITSAGLKESHVHDVTITREAPNYPTPS; encoded by the coding sequence ATGCAGATTCGCGAGGGGCTTACCTTTGACGACGTGCTCTTGCAGCCCGGTTCGTCTGAGGTTTTGCCCGCTGACGCTTTGGTGCGGACACGGCTCACGCCGTCGATCACCCTGAACATTCCCATTCTGTCGGCCGCCATGGATACGGTGACCGAAGCCGGTCTGGCGATCGCCATGGCCCAGGATGGCGGTCTGGGCGTCATCCACCGAAATCTGACGATTGAAGAGCAGGCTGAAGAAGTCCGCCGCGTCAAACGTTATGAGAGCGGCATGGTGGTCAACCCGATCACCATCTCGCCCAACTCGACGCTGGCCGAGCTCCTGGCTCTGATGAACCATCACAAGATCTCTGGCATTCCGGTCGTGGAAGGTGGAGAGGGCGTGAACGGCAAGCTGGTCGGGATCATCACCAATCGCGATGTCCGCTTCGCCGACGACTTGAACCAGTCTGTGGCGTCGCTGATGACCCGTGAGAACCTGGTGACGGTCAAACCTGGTGTGGATCAGGCCGAAGCGCGGCGTCTGTTGCACAAGCACCGCATTGAGCGGCTGCTGGTTGTCGACGATGAGGGCCATTGCGTCGGCCTGATGACGGTCAAGGACATGGTCAAGGCCGAAGCCTATCCTAACGCCGCCAAGGACGAACACGGTCGCCTGCGCGTCGCCGCCGCCTCCACTGTGGGCGACGCCGGGTTTGAACGCGCGCAAGCGCTGATTGATGCAGGCGTGGATACGGTCGTCATCGACACCGCGCACGGCATGTCCGCTTCAGTGCTCGAGCAGGTCAAACGCATCAAGGCCGCCTCCAATTCGACCCAGGTGATCGCCGGCAATGTGGCGACCTATGATGGCGCGCGCGCCTTGTTTGATGTCGGCGCAGACACCGTGAAAGTCGGCATCGGGCCGGGCTCGATCTGCACCACGCGCATTGTGGCGGGCGTGGGTGTTCCCCAGCTGACCGCCATTATGGATTGCCGACGCGCCGCGGACGGCTTTAACGGCTCCATCATTGCGGACGGCGGGATCAAGTATTCCGGCGATCTCGCCAAGGCCATCGCGGCCGGAGCGGATTGCGTGATGATGGGCTCGATGCTGTCGGGCACTGAAGAAGCGCCGGGCGAGACGTTCCTCTACAAAGGCCGGGCCTATAAGTCCTATCGCGGCATGGGCTCTGTCGGCGCCATGGCGCGCGGCTCCGCCGACCGGTATTTCCAGAAGGAAGTCACCGACCGGATGAAGCTGGTGCCTGAAGGGATCGAGGGCCAGGTGCCTTACAAAGGACCGGTCGCGCCGATCCTGCACCAGATGGTGGGCGGATTACGCGCCGCCATGGGCTATACCGGCGCCAAGACGATCAAGGAATTCCAGGAAAAGGCCGAATTCGTGCGCATCACCAGCGCGGGCCTGAAAGAAAGCCACGTCCATGACGTGACGATCACCCGCGAAGCGCCGAACTATCCGACCCCGTCGTAG
- the hspQ gene encoding heat shock protein HspQ, with protein MMTATYVGPNPGVSALREAKFTIGDVVRHRLFPFRGVIFDVDPVFANTEDWWLSIPESMRPDKDQPFYHLLAENEDGHYEAYVSEGNLLPDAENGAVGHPDTVDIFEGFDGQRYALKSGGFVQN; from the coding sequence ATGATGACAGCTACATATGTCGGTCCGAATCCAGGAGTGTCCGCCTTGCGTGAGGCCAAGTTCACAATCGGCGACGTCGTGCGCCATCGCCTCTTCCCGTTCCGGGGGGTGATTTTTGACGTGGATCCGGTGTTCGCGAACACCGAGGACTGGTGGCTGTCCATTCCCGAATCCATGCGGCCGGACAAGGACCAGCCCTTCTATCATCTGCTCGCCGAGAACGAGGACGGCCATTACGAGGCCTATGTCTCTGAAGGCAATCTGCTGCCTGACGCCGAGAACGGCGCCGTGGGCCATCCTGATACGGTGGACATCTTCGAAGGTTTTGACGGCCAGCGCTATGCGCTGAAGTCCGGCGGCTTCGTCCAGAACTAG
- a CDS encoding cysteine hydrolase family protein, with translation MSLGVPVLVCLDLQMEFVAKGRPWTDPEGERIAQVSASILSEARAANWSIVHVQLHPGGPIMADNGLHQPAPGCEPRPGEILLRRAGVSAYAHPDLSGILEGAMGAPAYLMGFSAPTSLTATLYDAEERMHPLNLVEEAVGSAEVGEWSADHARALCKDTADRLNRLVSRTGMFGEKAQYALGRVGMLSQPRLS, from the coding sequence ATGAGCCTGGGAGTTCCTGTACTGGTATGCCTGGACCTGCAAATGGAATTCGTCGCCAAGGGCCGTCCCTGGACGGATCCCGAGGGTGAACGCATTGCCCAGGTCAGCGCCTCTATCCTGTCTGAAGCCCGTGCGGCGAACTGGTCTATTGTCCATGTTCAGCTTCATCCGGGCGGACCGATCATGGCCGATAACGGTCTGCACCAGCCTGCGCCGGGTTGCGAGCCGCGTCCGGGCGAGATTCTGCTGCGTCGCGCTGGCGTATCCGCCTATGCGCACCCCGACCTGTCCGGCATTCTCGAGGGCGCCATGGGCGCTCCGGCCTATCTGATGGGCTTTTCCGCGCCGACATCACTGACGGCGACGCTCTATGACGCTGAAGAGCGCATGCACCCGCTCAACCTGGTTGAAGAGGCTGTGGGGTCCGCCGAGGTCGGTGAATGGTCAGCTGATCACGCCCGCGCTTTGTGCAAGGATACCGCTGACAGGCTCAATCGTCTGGTGTCCCGGACGGGCATGTTTGGCGAAAAAGCCCAGTACGCGCTTGGGCGCGTGGGCATGTTGAGCCAGCCGCGACTGAGCTAG
- a CDS encoding fumarylacetoacetate hydrolase family protein gives MKLATLNNGKRDGRLVVVSRDLAWCADASHIAPTLQAALDDWETTEPALRSLSDELERESIPRERFHEREALSPLPRAFQWADGSAYVNHVELVRKARGAELPDSFWTDPLMYQGGSDKFLAPRQDIPLGDDSWGCDFEAEVAVITGDGPSGLSVDDAAKEIRLVMLVNDVSFRGLIPGELAKGFGFFQSKPPSAFSPVAVTPDELGDAWDGRKLHLPLQSWLNGSKFGEPECAVDMTFDFAQLVAHAAKTRPLSAGSIIGSGTISNKLDDGPGKPVAEGGKGYSCIAEIRMIETIYDGAPKTPFMTPGDTVRIEMLDKDGKSIFGAIEQNVVRYEG, from the coding sequence ATGAAACTCGCCACGCTGAACAATGGAAAACGCGACGGTCGCCTGGTGGTGGTCTCCCGCGATCTCGCCTGGTGCGCAGACGCCAGCCATATCGCGCCCACCTTGCAGGCGGCGCTCGATGACTGGGAGACGACTGAGCCGGCGCTGCGCAGCCTGTCTGACGAGCTGGAGCGCGAATCCATTCCGCGCGAGCGCTTCCATGAGCGTGAGGCCCTGTCGCCCCTGCCGCGGGCGTTCCAGTGGGCAGACGGTTCGGCCTATGTCAATCACGTGGAGCTGGTGCGCAAGGCGCGCGGCGCGGAGCTGCCGGACAGCTTCTGGACCGATCCGCTGATGTATCAGGGCGGGTCCGACAAGTTCCTCGCCCCCCGTCAGGACATTCCGCTGGGCGATGACAGCTGGGGCTGCGATTTCGAAGCGGAAGTCGCCGTGATCACCGGCGACGGCCCGTCAGGTCTCAGCGTGGATGACGCGGCCAAGGAAATCCGTCTGGTCATGCTGGTCAATGACGTGTCGTTCCGCGGCCTGATCCCCGGCGAGCTGGCCAAGGGCTTTGGCTTTTTCCAGTCCAAACCACCGAGCGCGTTCTCGCCTGTGGCCGTGACGCCGGACGAGCTGGGCGATGCGTGGGATGGCCGCAAGCTGCATCTGCCGCTGCAGTCCTGGCTGAACGGATCGAAATTCGGCGAGCCTGAATGCGCCGTCGACATGACGTTCGACTTTGCTCAGCTGGTCGCGCACGCCGCCAAGACTCGTCCTTTGTCCGCGGGCTCGATCATCGGCTCGGGCACCATCTCCAACAAGCTTGATGACGGCCCTGGCAAGCCGGTGGCGGAAGGCGGCAAGGGCTATTCCTGCATCGCCGAAATCCGCATGATCGAGACGATCTATGACGGCGCGCCCAAAACCCCGTTCATGACGCCGGGCGACACGGTGCGCATCGAAATGCTGGACAAGGACGGCAAGTCCATCTTCGGCGCCATCGAGCAAAACGTCGTGCGCTACGAAGGCTAA
- a CDS encoding response regulator yields the protein MRLVAVIDDDPVEMTILSGLAEHVPGSFQFDHYNSVNAFCEDPKASEYDLVFLDRRVPPHSDYGESLPVLDECGFDGTVVMLTARRLGPGKPKSRLRLLGPYEKLDIQDPEVMEYLLNGRPAPGL from the coding sequence ATGAGACTCGTTGCGGTGATTGATGACGACCCGGTCGAGATGACAATTCTGTCAGGCCTTGCCGAGCATGTTCCCGGCTCGTTTCAATTTGACCATTACAATTCAGTGAATGCTTTCTGCGAAGACCCGAAAGCGTCCGAGTATGATCTCGTCTTTCTCGATCGCCGCGTGCCGCCCCATAGCGATTATGGAGAAAGCCTGCCGGTGCTGGACGAATGCGGATTTGACGGCACCGTCGTGATGCTGACCGCTCGCCGCCTGGGACCAGGCAAGCCCAAAAGCCGACTGCGGCTTCTCGGACCTTACGAGAAGCTCGACATCCAGGACCCTGAGGTCATGGAATACCTGCTCAATGGTCGGCCGGCGCCGGGGCTTTAG
- a CDS encoding isocitrate lyase/PEP mutase family protein gives MAAGFIASAPCLILNGKPRLYPRGMTLMYDHFASLHAPGTPLVLFNAWDAGSALAIERSGAKAIATSSWAVAAALGFEDGESLPLDWLERITRRIAKSISVPLTVDIETGYSEDPAEVADHALRIRNTGAVGINIEDRDRKTASPVPLAKHVLKLRAISSAQKSEGEPLFINARSDVFFDPEDPSHPTERMGHAVERAHAYVDAGADGIFFPGLKDPDLVARLVEEIGAPINVMVPDVEQLKIMKQAGARRISFGPAPYLSAMEMLTNCSREALTL, from the coding sequence ATGGCGGCGGGCTTCATCGCAAGCGCGCCTTGCTTGATCTTGAACGGCAAGCCGCGCCTCTACCCTAGAGGAATGACGCTGATGTACGATCATTTTGCTTCACTGCACGCCCCTGGGACTCCCTTGGTGCTGTTTAACGCCTGGGATGCCGGCAGCGCGCTCGCCATTGAACGCTCAGGCGCCAAGGCCATCGCCACCTCCAGCTGGGCGGTCGCCGCCGCCTTGGGATTTGAGGACGGAGAATCCCTGCCTCTGGACTGGCTGGAGCGGATCACCCGCCGGATCGCCAAATCCATTTCCGTGCCGCTGACGGTGGATATCGAGACCGGCTATTCTGAGGACCCTGCCGAAGTCGCTGATCACGCCTTGCGCATCCGCAATACGGGCGCCGTAGGCATCAATATCGAGGATCGCGACCGCAAGACCGCAAGCCCTGTTCCACTGGCGAAGCACGTCCTCAAACTGCGCGCCATCTCGAGCGCCCAGAAGTCTGAAGGCGAGCCGCTGTTCATCAATGCGCGCAGCGACGTGTTCTTTGACCCCGAGGATCCCAGTCACCCTACCGAGCGCATGGGCCATGCGGTGGAGCGCGCCCACGCCTATGTGGACGCCGGCGCAGACGGGATTTTCTTCCCCGGCCTCAAGGACCCTGATCTGGTGGCGAGACTGGTGGAGGAGATCGGAGCGCCCATCAATGTGATGGTTCCCGATGTCGAACAGCTCAAGATCATGAAACAGGCCGGCGCGCGCCGCATCAGCTTCGGCCCGGCGCCCTATCTGTCCGCCATGGAGATGCTGACCAATTGCTCGCGTGAGGCGTTGACGCTCTGA
- a CDS encoding RlmE family RNA methyltransferase: protein MSKDDDNGEGTGEPERRRRRSGPVTAGGDARSAKQFRTRVKTARGRKYSSKLWLERQLNDPYVARAKQDGYRSRAAYKLIELDDKFGLIKPGMRVADLGSAPGGWTQVALKRGAAHVAGIDLLEVEPIAGAIQLELDFTEEGAEDTLKEALGGPADLVISDLAPWTTGHKSTDHLRIVALVEAAAYFALDVLKPGGGFVAKVFQGGATGELLDLLKARFEKVRHYKPPASRSESAETFLIATGFRPEG from the coding sequence ATGAGCAAGGATGACGATAACGGCGAAGGGACGGGTGAACCCGAACGCCGTCGCCGCCGGTCCGGCCCCGTCACGGCGGGCGGGGACGCCCGTTCGGCCAAGCAATTCCGCACGCGAGTGAAAACCGCACGAGGCCGCAAATACTCGTCCAAGCTCTGGCTCGAACGCCAGCTGAACGATCCCTATGTGGCGCGCGCCAAACAGGATGGCTATCGCTCGCGCGCGGCCTACAAGCTGATCGAGCTCGATGACAAGTTCGGCCTGATCAAGCCGGGCATGCGGGTGGCCGATCTTGGCTCGGCGCCCGGCGGCTGGACCCAGGTTGCGCTCAAGCGCGGGGCCGCGCATGTGGCCGGCATCGACCTTCTGGAGGTCGAGCCCATCGCCGGCGCGATCCAGCTGGAGCTCGATTTCACCGAAGAAGGCGCCGAAGACACCCTCAAGGAAGCCTTGGGCGGGCCAGCCGATCTGGTGATCTCGGACCTGGCGCCATGGACGACCGGGCATAAATCCACCGACCACTTGCGTATTGTGGCGCTGGTGGAGGCGGCGGCGTATTTCGCGCTGGACGTGCTCAAGCCGGGTGGCGGATTCGTCGCAAAGGTCTTTCAGGGCGGCGCCACAGGCGAATTGCTGGACCTTTTGAAGGCTCGATTTGAAAAAGTACGCCATTACAAACCGCCCGCCAGCCGGTCGGAGAGTGCGGAGACTTTCCTGATCGCGACCGGGTTTCGACCTGAGGGGTGA
- a CDS encoding Ppx/GppA phosphatase family protein, with protein MAKDAAGPEPARQRPNRGRKSARQDPIYGAIDLGTNNCRMLLARRTREGFRVVDAYSRIVRLGEGITASGELSEAAMERAVEALAVCADRIKRRNVTKLRAIATEACRRAHNGKSFVERVKAQTGLEMEIIGPEEEARLAVQGSLDLLDEAMDAAVVVDIGGGSTELCWVDLEEWRNRGGYDSGGRPPLRGWSSMPLGVVTLSERFPEPKKSGDEARAAWYAEMKAHAVKHLKAPKGARRLRPIFEAGRAHMVGTSGTVTSVAGVHLNLTRYMRDKVDGMWMTSVDAHAACQRLASQDRNGRAREGCIGHDRADLVLAGCAIYEAVMEAWPTEKVRVGDRGLREGMLLNLMRPKRRRGRRGAGKRADTHEAQGQASEAEKRDGHEQG; from the coding sequence ATGGCGAAGGACGCCGCCGGCCCCGAGCCTGCGCGCCAGCGCCCGAATCGAGGCCGGAAATCCGCCCGCCAGGACCCGATCTACGGGGCTATCGATCTGGGCACGAACAATTGCCGCATGCTTCTGGCGCGGCGCACGCGGGAGGGTTTCCGCGTGGTCGACGCCTATTCGCGCATCGTCCGTCTGGGCGAGGGCATTACTGCGTCCGGCGAACTCTCTGAGGCCGCCATGGAGCGCGCGGTGGAGGCGTTGGCGGTCTGCGCGGACCGGATCAAGCGCCGCAATGTCACCAAGCTGCGCGCCATCGCCACAGAAGCCTGCCGCCGCGCCCATAATGGGAAAAGTTTCGTCGAACGGGTCAAGGCGCAGACCGGCCTGGAGATGGAGATCATCGGCCCGGAAGAAGAGGCGCGCCTGGCGGTGCAGGGCAGTCTGGACCTGCTGGATGAAGCCATGGACGCCGCTGTCGTGGTCGACATCGGCGGCGGCTCGACCGAGCTGTGCTGGGTGGATCTCGAGGAATGGCGCAATCGCGGCGGCTATGACAGCGGCGGACGGCCGCCCTTGCGCGGATGGTCCTCCATGCCGCTGGGCGTCGTCACCCTGTCCGAGCGCTTTCCGGAGCCCAAGAAGAGCGGCGATGAGGCGAGAGCGGCCTGGTATGCCGAGATGAAGGCGCATGCCGTCAAACATCTCAAGGCGCCCAAGGGCGCGCGCCGTTTGCGGCCGATCTTTGAGGCGGGCCGCGCCCATATGGTCGGCACATCGGGGACGGTGACTTCGGTCGCCGGGGTGCATCTCAACCTGACCCGCTATATGCGTGACAAGGTGGACGGCATGTGGATGACGTCTGTAGACGCGCACGCCGCCTGCCAGCGTCTGGCCAGCCAGGATCGCAACGGGCGGGCGCGTGAAGGCTGTATCGGCCATGATCGCGCAGATCTGGTGCTGGCGGGCTGCGCCATATACGAAGCTGTGATGGAAGCCTGGCCCACCGAGAAGGTCCGGGTCGGCGATCGCGGCTTGCGTGAGGGCATGTTGCTCAACCTGATGCGCCCCAAACGTCGGCGCGGACGGCGCGGAGCCGGCAAGCGCGCTGACACCCATGAAGCCCAGGGCCAGGCGTCCGAGGCAGAAAAGAGAGACGGCCATGAGCAAGGATGA